Proteins from one Orenia marismortui DSM 5156 genomic window:
- a CDS encoding RNA-guided endonuclease InsQ/TnpB family protein — protein MLKTRRGNVSSETIQHYIETKGDNMQLTYVLELLKPTKRKQNIFLNNIAEVVKNRQFVADKLKAGETKLSSADFKEINLPSAVKNQNIREVKALYKLFLKSDSNKDNLEFKDNQPICYNNQNYKIDGSIISIPLYTTKCQRFAFPIKQTKRFEELQQYIESGCKLGKASLFYKRGKWYFAVTIKISDKETTNSNVMGIDIGLRQLAVASIKTPKGKEINRQFHNGKQAGFIRKKYRSLRRKLAQSKKVKAIKTIDDKEQRWMVDLNHKISRQLVNLAVQEQVGTIIMENLENIRNTAKSLNRAGSTTKSSYRTRRDRNLHSWTFYQLQQFIEYKAELAGIKVEYINPKYTSQSCSKCAKVKKSNRKANLYSCECGNHIHSDLNASRNIANKYSASVS, from the coding sequence TTGTTAAAAACTCGTAGGGGTAATGTTAGTTCTGAAACTATCCAACACTATATTGAAACCAAAGGTGATAATATGCAATTAACTTATGTCCTAGAGTTGCTAAAACCAACTAAAAGAAAACAAAATATATTCTTAAACAATATTGCAGAAGTAGTTAAGAATCGTCAATTTGTTGCTGACAAACTTAAAGCAGGAGAAACTAAACTGAGTTCTGCTGACTTTAAAGAAATAAATCTACCCTCTGCTGTTAAGAATCAAAATATTAGAGAAGTTAAAGCACTCTATAAGTTGTTTTTAAAATCTGATTCTAATAAAGATAATTTAGAATTTAAGGATAACCAACCCATTTGCTATAATAATCAAAATTATAAAATTGATGGGTCTATAATCTCAATACCTCTTTATACTACCAAATGTCAAAGATTCGCCTTTCCTATTAAGCAGACTAAAAGGTTTGAAGAATTGCAACAATATATCGAAAGTGGTTGTAAATTAGGTAAAGCTAGTCTGTTCTATAAAAGAGGTAAATGGTACTTTGCTGTAACAATTAAAATTTCTGATAAAGAAACCACTAACTCTAATGTAATGGGAATTGATATAGGACTTCGGCAATTAGCTGTTGCTAGTATTAAAACTCCTAAAGGTAAAGAGATTAATCGTCAATTCCACAATGGTAAACAAGCAGGCTTTATCCGCAAAAAGTATCGTTCATTAAGAAGGAAACTAGCTCAATCTAAGAAGGTAAAAGCCATTAAAACCATTGATGATAAAGAGCAAAGATGGATGGTAGATTTAAACCATAAAATTAGTCGTCAATTAGTCAATCTTGCTGTGCAAGAGCAAGTTGGCACTATAATTATGGAGAATCTAGAGAATATCCGAAATACCGCTAAAAGTCTTAATAGAGCAGGTTCTACCACGAAGAGTTCTTATAGAACTCGTAGGGATAGAAACCTTCATAGCTGGACTTTCTATCAACTTCAACAATTTATTGAATATAAAGCTGAATTAGCTGGGATTAAGGTAGAATATATTAACCCCAAATATACCTCCCAGAGTTGTTCTAAATGTGCTAAAGTTAAAAAGTCTAATCGTAAAGCTAATTTATACTCTTGTGAATGTGGTAATCATATCCACTCTGATTTAAATGCAAGCCGTAATATAGCTAATAAATATTCAGCCTCCGTGTCTTAA
- the tnpA gene encoding IS200/IS605 family transposase codes for MNTYNSTRHAKFLLNYHFIWIPKYRKHILDNPEIKKLTLDTINELADTHNFEVLATEIMPDHIHLFISALPKYFPSKLMNIIKGTTGRRISKHFPNLNIKGFVWTRAYFVAAAGDITSQSIKQYVQQQTK; via the coding sequence ATGAATACCTATAATAGTACAAGGCACGCAAAGTTTCTTTTAAACTATCATTTTATATGGATACCTAAATATAGAAAACATATTTTAGATAATCCTGAAATCAAAAAATTAACTTTAGATACCATTAATGAACTAGCTGATACACATAATTTTGAAGTATTAGCTACTGAAATAATGCCAGACCACATACATCTTTTTATATCAGCTTTGCCCAAGTATTTTCCCAGTAAGCTAATGAATATTATTAAAGGTACTACTGGAAGACGAATATCAAAGCACTTTCCAAATTTGAATATTAAGGGCTTTGTATGGACTAGAGCTTATTTTGTAGCTGCTGCGGGAGACATAACTTCTCAAAGTATAAAACAATATGTTCAACAACAGACTAAATAA
- the zwf gene encoding glucose-6-phosphate dehydrogenase has product MRLRKSKLESCQIIIFGGTGDLTHRKLIPAFYNLLEDDLLPEEFTIVATGRCIDNREEYLKSLYNSLQKFVSREIKEEVWNSLKERIYYKCFDILEENGCKGLKELLDSLDNKYNIPNRRIFYLAVPPRFFGTIVTNLDRYKLLDFSGDSWSRVVIEKPFGYDLESACDLNKQITKVFPEENIYRIDHYLGKEMLQSMMVIRFANLLFEPLWNNKYIDNIQIISNEKVGVGDRGAYYEKSGALRDMVQNHMLQILSLTAMEPPANMTTESIRDEKIKVLKSLSKFDNVDEYVVRGQYEAGKVDKEEVIAYHDEKNVSSDSKTETYVALKTFVNNLRWSGVPFYIKTGKRLSTKLTEVIVEFKSDFHPAYQNKSTNLSPNLLVIKIQPEEGVYFQFNAKEPGSKEKIVPVKMDFCQNCQVGFNSPEAYERLMHSVIVGDQTLFTRWDEVEYSWDFVDQIADFWSENQKKLPKYPAGSNGPKEADDLLIKDGRKWWDI; this is encoded by the coding sequence ATGAGGTTGAGAAAAAGTAAGTTAGAATCCTGTCAAATTATTATATTTGGTGGTACAGGTGATTTGACTCATCGTAAGTTGATACCAGCTTTTTATAATCTCTTGGAAGATGACTTACTTCCTGAGGAGTTTACTATAGTTGCTACTGGTAGATGTATAGATAATCGAGAAGAGTACTTAAAGAGTTTGTATAATTCATTACAAAAGTTTGTAAGTAGAGAGATCAAAGAAGAGGTTTGGAATTCATTAAAAGAAAGAATTTACTATAAATGTTTTGATATTTTAGAGGAGAACGGATGTAAAGGTTTAAAAGAACTGCTAGATAGTTTAGATAATAAATATAATATTCCTAATAGAAGAATATTTTATTTAGCAGTACCTCCTAGATTTTTTGGAACTATCGTTACTAATTTAGATAGATATAAGTTGCTTGATTTTTCTGGTGATTCTTGGTCTAGAGTAGTTATTGAAAAGCCCTTTGGTTATGACCTTGAATCTGCTTGTGATTTGAATAAACAGATAACTAAAGTCTTTCCTGAAGAAAATATCTATAGAATTGATCACTATTTAGGAAAAGAAATGTTGCAAAGTATGATGGTAATTCGATTTGCTAATTTATTATTTGAACCATTATGGAATAATAAATATATAGACAATATTCAAATTATCTCTAATGAAAAGGTTGGGGTTGGAGATAGAGGAGCTTATTATGAAAAATCTGGAGCTTTAAGGGATATGGTACAAAATCATATGTTACAGATATTATCTTTAACTGCTATGGAACCTCCTGCCAATATGACTACTGAGTCTATAAGAGATGAAAAGATCAAAGTTTTGAAATCATTATCTAAATTTGATAATGTTGATGAGTATGTTGTTAGAGGGCAATATGAGGCAGGGAAGGTAGACAAAGAAGAGGTTATTGCTTATCATGATGAAAAGAATGTTTCATCTGATTCTAAAACAGAAACCTATGTGGCCTTAAAAACCTTTGTTAATAATTTAAGGTGGTCTGGGGTTCCTTTTTATATTAAGACTGGTAAAAGGTTGTCAACTAAGTTAACAGAAGTTATTGTAGAGTTTAAATCTGATTTTCATCCTGCCTATCAAAATAAATCTACTAATTTAAGTCCTAACTTATTAGTAATTAAGATTCAACCTGAAGAAGGAGTCTATTTTCAATTTAATGCCAAAGAGCCTGGGAGTAAAGAGAAGATTGTGCCTGTGAAAATGGATTTTTGTCAGAATTGTCAAGTTGGTTTTAATTCTCCAGAAGCTTATGAGAGATTAATGCATAGTGTGATTGTTGGTGATCAAACCTTATTTACTCGTTGGGATGAGGTTGAATATTCATGGGATTTTGTCGATCAAATAGCTGATTTTTGGAGTGAAAACCAAAAAAAATTACCCAAATATCCAGCGGGAAGTAATGGCCCTAAAGAAGCTGATGATCTCTTGATAAAAGATGGACGGAAATGGTGGGATATTTAA